TGCGGCGATGACCAAGTGACACCAGGTGCTGCACGCCCACGACGATGCCTTCGCGATTATCCGAGACAACCGACGAAGCCTTTGCTCCGGGCACATTTCTAACGGCGACGACAACGGGAATGCCAGCAGCGACGAGCGGCTTCAAGTCGGCGGCTTCCGTCGCGCGCGCCGGTGAGAGGATCAGCCCAGAGATGCCGTGTTCACGCATCGACGCGATGACTTCCCGTTGACGGTCGAGGTTCTCGCTTGTGTTGGACAGGAACTGTACGAATCCCGCGGACTGCACGACCATGTCTACGCCCACTGCGAGTTCGGCGAAGAAGCCGTTCGTCAGATCGTTGACGACAACTCCGATGATCTTCGACTTCGACCCTGACTGCCTGAGATTGGCGGCGCCGCGATTATAGACGTAGCCGAGTTCACGCATCACGGCGTTGACCTTTGCCCTCGTACCATCGTTGACCAGCGGAGATCCTTGCAGGACTAGCGAGACGGTCGATTTCGACACGCCCGCAGCCTTCGCGATATCGATGACAGTGACCCGTCCCTTTGCCATGACAAACCTCCAGCGGCCTCCACCATATCGATTTATTAATTGGAACGTTCCAATTCAGTCAAGAGAAAAAAATCGAACACCTACCGCAGGGCGCAACGATATCACATAACTCTATGTATTTGTTATAATAATAATTTTTCGGCGTTTTGGCCGAGCAGTCATTGATGGTAAATATTTTTGGAACGATCTAAATGTTATATAGATGATCGCTTGCTCGCGAACGGAAAATGAAAAGCCAGAATCCATCTCTGATCTGTCCAGTTCTCTCGTGGGCCGCGCGAGCTTCTTGCAAAAAATTGGTAGGGCCTGCCGCCAGGAGTGAAGCCGTCGTGCTCAGAGCGGCGGGCCTGCCAGATCATATCCGTAGGAAGACGGTGCGCTCAAAGCCGACAAGGTCCATCCATGATACCCGGCTTGGAGTCGGCCGGCGGCCGGGACTCGATATGCAGGTCGGAGGCCCGCAAGTCCTTCGCTGTCAGGATAGCAGGGAGTTGCAGCCGCGCCGGCATATCTTCACGCTGTATATGAGTGCATGTGCGAAATGTTGCCCCTCCGCTGGTCACCGTCACAACCTCCGATGCCTCGACCGTCGAACCGTCATTCAGGGACACCACGAATTTGGCGCTTCGGTTCTTGCCGGCACGTTTGACGGAAACCAGCTGATCGGCAGTAAGGCTCTTCACCCGCTCGGCAAAAGCGACCATGAGCTTGGCGATCGCCGCCTGCTGCGACTGGCTGAACGCCGCCGGATCATAGTCTTCCGAGAGAGAAAGGATCGCCGTCCGCGACGCCGTATCGGCGGATTCCAGAACCCAGGTCGATGTGACCGGGACGCTGACGCCGCCATAATCCTCGTTGCGCGAGGCCGCCAAGCTCTGCCCGATGCTCATGGTCTCGTTCTGATAGGCTTGTCCCATGGCAAGCAATTGCGCTTCCGGCACCAGGACGGTGACAATTTGAATGGGGTTTTCCTGTATGCGGTTGATGATGTCATAGACGCCGCTTTCCGGCGCAGCGACAGTTCCACCTGGCCCGTTTGCCGCCATTTTCCGCATGTTCCCCAGTATCTGATCCACGCCGAACGGACTGCGCGGATAGCCGTTCAGATCCGTTTCGAGCTCGAGCGCGCCAACACCGTAAGCAGTGAGAGAATTGCGATAAAGCGTGTTCATCTGATAGGTTTCGGCAGCGCCGGCAGCGTCATCCGGCAGGTCGGCGCCGAGGGACCAGCGAACCCGCATGCCCTTGTCGTCTCGCGATAGAACTGTCATGCGCTGGCGAAAGTCGCCGCGTATCGTTACGGGAAAGGAGCCTGACTTGTCGAACCAGAAAGACATATCGCTTTCGTTCGCCTTTTGGACGCGATAGCTGTGCTCGGCCCCGGTTGCCGGCGCATAACCAGGAACGGTGGCACTCTCGTCAGACCATGCAGGGCTCGACAGCGCGGCGCTGACGCAAAGGCAGGCAACAGCCGTTCTCAAGCACAATGTCTTCATTCGGATCTCCATGGCGCTGCTGCAGTTACGACACCGAAGGGATTGAATTTATATTCATCCTCCTCATATCGACTGTCGTCGGATAAAGTGGCGTGACGATCCGTTACGGCCGCTCCAACGCCTTTTTGGGTCATTTCATCGGCGATTTCATCAATCAGCGCGGCGATCTTGAGCTGCTCGACATTGGTTGACGGCGGTTGATCGCTCTTTCGATCGAGTGTGACCAACACATCAGGCAAGCCAATCAGATGAAATCCGACGCTCGCCATCCCTTCAAAGTCATCGCCGATAGGGCGGCGCGCGAAGGCGAGACGGCAACTCCTCGCAAGTGCCAGCAAATCTTGGGCGCCCGTTGCGCTGAGCGCCTGCTCGCAAAGCTCCTTCCATCGCCGCACGCCGTGGGCGACACCCGCACTCTCGCCCTTTGCCGCGATCGCACCGTGATCAAGCATGTATTTTACGAACGCCAAGGCTTTTGCCGATGTCGTTACGGTTGTTTCCGCCGTCATTGGCGGGCCAAGGACATATAGGACCGAGCCGTGCCCGGCGACGGCGTCTTCGTCAGCCTCTTCATAAGCATCGGGATCGACGCGATCCCAGCAAATATTGAACGATCGTACCATCCGATCGTCAGGCTTATCCTGCGAGAACTCATCATCAATGGTAAAGCCGCCGCCGAGCATCTCGATGGCTATACGAGCGCCCTGATCGAGAGCCGCAAGGCCATTTTCTCTACCGAGAAAACAAAGGACGTGGCGCGGTTTGTAATTGGAACGGGATACGGCAAATGGCGGAGATTTGCTTGATGCCATGCCGAGGGACGGCTTGCTCAGGATAAGGCCGCCCAGGAATGCAAGAACGCCACGACGCACTGAGTTCATTCCAGCATCCTATGGTTTTCAATCAATAGCATCGCGAATTTTCGCAACACGCTATCCAAGCCCCACCATACCGCGCTCACCCTATTTCCGCCGCTTCTTGATTTCAACAGACAACTGCCGGTTGGTTGAGCTGGGCGGCTGATTTGGCCTGATATTTCATATTTTTGTTCTGGCGGCGTGCTCCCCGCCTCTTCTCCATGGTCAGTGCGACCGTTTTAGCTCGAGCTTCGATTTCCGACCGCAAGGGCAATATCACCCAATTGGCATCAATCATTGGGCAGGCTGGCGCCGGACCATATTCAGCAACGCCTATTGACAACTTGTCCTTCATGGGACTTGATGTGGGAATCCGTTAAAACGGACAGATGTCCAATATATAGGACATTGGGAACCATGCTTTACAAAAAGGGGAACCGCAATGACGATTTCACTTCGAACCGGCCTGATCTCACTGGCCGCGACAGCAATTCTATGCAGCCCGGTGCTGGCCGCCGGCAGCAAGCTTGATGAGGTGCTCGCCCGCGGCCACCTCGTCATGGGAACCGGCAGCACCAACGCGCCCTGGCACTTCAAGAGCGCGGACGACAAGCTCCAGGGCTTTGACGTCGACATGGGCCATATCATCGCCAAGGCCCTCTTCAGCGATCCGGACAAGATCGAATATGTCAACCAGTCCTCGGACGCGCGCATTCCGAACATCACCACCGATAAGGTCGACATCACCTGCCAGTTCATGACGGTGACGGGCGAGCGTGCTCAGCAGATCGCTTTCACGATTCCCTATTATCGCGAGGGCGTCGGCCTCATGCTCAAGGCAGACGGCAAATATGCCGATTATGCCGCACTCAAGGCAGCCGGCTCCTCGGTGACGATCTCGGTGCTTCAGAATGTCTATGCGGAAGCCATGGTTCATGCGGCCCTTCCGGAGGCAACCGTCGACCAGTACGATTCCGTCGACCTGATCTACCAGGCGCTGGAATCCGGCCGGGCTGATGCGGCTGCCACCGATCAGTCGTCACTTGCCTGGTACATGACTCAAAACCCCGGCAAGTATAAGGATGCCGGTTATGGATGGAACCCGCAGACCTATGCCTGCGGCGTCAAGCGCGGCGATCAGGACTGGCTGAACTTCGTCAATACCGCCCTTCACGAGGCGATGACCGGCGTCGAGTTCGACACTTATGCAAAGTCCTATAAAACTTGGTTCGGCAAAGACCTGGCACCTCCGCAGATCGGCTTTCCGGTCGAATTCAAGTAGTTGGCAAAAGGAACGGGAGTATCTCCCGTTCCTTCTTCTGGAGGTGGCCTGTCATGGGTTACACGCTGAATTTTGCCGCCGTTTGGCGCAACTTTGATTTTCTTTTGAGCGGATTGATGCTGAGCCTTGGGCTGGCTGTGATCTCGCTGGTGATTGGTGCCGCGCTTGGTCTTCTGGTGGCCTTTGCGCTGATCTCGAAGCAACGGGTTGCTTCAGTGCCGGCACGCTGTTACGTCACGCTTATCCGCAATCTGCCAATCCTGGTGCTTGTGCTTTTTGCTTTCTTTGCATTGCCGCAAATAGGTTTCAGGCTCGACAAGATAAAAAGCTTCGTTCTCGTCCTGTCCTTGTACTCGGGCGCCTATCTCGCCGAAGTATTTCGTGCTGGCCTGCTGTCCATCCCGAGGGGCCTGACGGAGGCCGGGCTTGCGATCGGCCTCACCGGGATGCAGATTCGTACATCGATCGTCGCCCCGCTGATGCTGCGCAATGTGCTGCCTTCCTTGTCGTCAACCGTCATATCGCTGTTCAAGGATACCTCGCTCGCTGCAACCATTGCCGTTCCGGAACTGACTTTTGCCGCGCGCAAGATCAACGTCGAAAGCTTCCGCGTGGTCGAGACATGGCTGGTTACCTCAGCGCTCTATGTCGCAACCTGTCTCCTGATCGCCGCCGCCATGCGCTTTGTTGAACGCCGGCTGGCACTGCCGAGGTAAGTCGATGTCACAGACCTTTTTGGATCAGCTCTGGATCGCCCGCTATGTCATTATGAACGGTCTGGCAATGACCGTGTCCATATCGTTGCTGGCGATTCTGGGTGGCTCATGTCTCGGCGTCCTTGTCGGACTGGCCCTGGCCTATGGCAATACCGTCCTTCGTATCATCATACGCGTCTATACGGATGTGATCCGTGGTACGCCGGTCCTCGTCCTGGTGCTTGCAAGCTACTATGTGTCGAGTGCCGTCGGGTTCGCCCTCGGGCCCTTTGCCGCCGGTGTCCTGGCGTTGGCCGTCTTCTGCTCGTCTCACGTCGGCGAAATCGTGCGCGGCGCGCTGCAGGCGATCCCGAAAGGGCAAACCGAAGCGGCCAAGGCGATCGGGCTGACCTTTTCGCAGACATTCACCTCGGTGCTCTGGCCGCAGGCACTGCGCCAATGCTTGCCAGCCTGGGTCAATACGGCCGCAGAGATGGTCAAGGCGTCGACCTTGCTGTCCGTCATTGGGGTCGCCGAGCTGCTTCTCCGCTCACAGGAGATTATTTCCCGCAACTTCATGAGCCTGCAATTCTACTTTCTTGCAGGGGCTCTGTACTTCGTCGTCAACTTCGGGATCGAACGCTTCGGTCAGTTCATCGAGCGCAAGACCGCTCTTCCATCGTGAGGAAGCCAAGCCATGGCCAAGACAATTCTTGAAATCAAGGGCCTGCGGAAGACCTACGGTCATCACGAGGTCCTCAAAGGCGTTGACTGCTCGGTCGCCGAGGGTGAAGTCATCTCGATCATCGGGTCGTCCGGATCGGGCAAGACGACCATGCTGCGCTGCGTCAACATGCTGGAAGAGTTTCAGGACGGCACGATCAGCCTCGACGGCGAAGAGATCGGTTATCACATCGAGGGCAGTTCGCGCCGGCGCAAGAGTGAAAAGGAGATTGCCCGTCAGCGCGCGCTGACGGGGATGGCCTTCCAGCAATTCAATCTCTTTCCGCACATGAGCGCGGCCGAAAACGTGATGCTTGGCCTGATCAAGGTCAAGAAGATGCAGAAGGCCGAGGCACGCGTAATCGCCGAGCGCTGGCTCGACCGTGTCGGCCTTTCGGCTCGTACCAATCACTATCCCGGTCAGCTTTCCGGCGGCCAGCAACAGCGTGTGGCGATCGCCCGCGCGATCGCGATGTCGCCGCGCCTGATGCTCTTCGACGAAGTGACCTCCGCACTCGACCCGGAACTGGTGGGCGAAGTGCTGCAGGTGATCAAGGGTCTTGCCGCGGATGGAATGACCATGCTGCTGGTCACGCACGAAATGCGTTTTGCCTATGAAGTCTCGTCCCGGGTCATCTTCATGAACCAGGGCGTGATCTGTGAGCAAGGCGATCCGAAGGAAATGTTCATCAAGCCCACAACCGAGCGGCTTGCCGAATTCCTGAAAACCTCAAGCTTCAACTAAAGAGGAAAAGAAGAATATGACGATCAAGCGTTATGGTGCGGGCGAGACCGGCGCAGGCGGCCAACCGCTGCCATTTGCACGGGCTACCGAAGCCGCTGGATGGCTTTATGTGTCCGGCCAGGTGCCGATGGAAAAGGGTGAGATCGTGCCCGGCGGCATCGTCGGCCAGAGCCGCAAGGCAATCGAAAACATGATTGCGATCCTCGATGAAGCCGGCTACAGCTTGGAAGATGTCGTGCGCGTCGGCGTGTGGCTTGACGATCCACGTGATTTCTGGAGCTTCAACGGTGTCTATGCCGAGTACTTCGGCAAGAACCCGCCGGCCCGCGCTTGCGTTCAATCGCGCATGATGGTCGATTGCAAGGTCGAGGTCGATTGCGTGGCTTACCGCGCCGATCGCGCCTGACAAGGATAGGAGAAGAGCATGACCGAGGCCGCAAGCGATGCGGTATCGCGACGCACCCGGGGGCTGGATCGCGCCTTCGAGATTCTTGAATTTCTGCGCGTGAAACGACAGCCTATGCGGCCGAACGAGATAGCGTCCGAAATCGGGGCTCCCCGGTCATCAGTCTATGAATTGGTCAATCTTCTATTGCGCCATGGCATGCTCGATTACCAAGGGAATGACGGCCGTGTTTATCTCGGCCGCCGCCTCTATTTTCTCGGAACAGCCTATGCCGAACAATTCGATTTGATGCGCGAATGTGACCGCATGCTGGTGCGGCTGGCCGAGGAAACGCGCGAAACGGCGCAGATGTGCCTGCTTGAAGGCAGGAAATATACCGTTGCCATGATGCGCGAAGGTGTCCGGCCTTTCCGCATTTCCTCAAATGTCGGCGAACTGGTTGCGATCCCCTGGACGGCTTCAGGACGCCTGCTGGTGTCGCATCTTACCGACCAGGAAATCATTGATCTGATCCCGCCGGAGGATTTTTCCCTCCCAAATGGAAGGCAGATGGAGCCGTCCGAGTTCATCGCCCAGGTGCGCCAGGCCGGTCGTGACGGGTTCTTCACTTTCAACAGTGAAGTCGAAAATTTCACCCATTGCTTCGCCGTTCCGATCTATCAGGCCGGTGGAGCCTGCATCGCCACGCTCTGCCTCGTCGCGCCGCGCGAGGATGGCCTGCGCAACCGCAATACCTATCTACAAAGCCTGATGGCGGCAGCCAACGAAATCTCGGAGAAGCTGGGTTTTCACGTTGAACGCGATAAGTCCATGGCGCTCCGTTGAGCTGCCGTTCGAGATATCCAGGCTTGATGATTGGAAAGAGGGCTGAGATCGCGGTCATCATGCTTTTCATGGAGTTCATGAGAGCGAACTCGGCTCCTGGCGGATAAGTAAAACAGCATATCGATGGCTATATTCCCCTTCTCCTCCAGGAAACGGACGGAAACCATCTGGCCCAGACTGCGCGCCTCCTCCAACGGCGTCTTGCAATCATTGACATGTGTTGGGATTGACAGGGTCGCGCCATGTTCAGTCAGCAGTAGCGGCACCTCGATATCTTCGCGAACTGCGGCCATGTGCGCCGGCGTCCAGTCATTGATCCCGTGAGCGTTGACCGGCGCGCCGTTGTCGAGGAGGAGAGCGAGAATAGAATTCCTATCCGGTCGCTCATTGCTTCGGGTGACGCTCGAAAACAAAAAAAGGGCCCCGAAGGGCCCTTCTAACAGCATAGCCGAAAAATTCAGCGCTGGAGATTGACTAGGACGTCAAGCAGCTCGGAACCCGTCTGGAAGACCTTGGAGTTGGCCGTGTAGCTCTTCTGCGACTGGATCATGTCGGTGAGCTGGCCTGCGAGGTCGACGTTCGAGGCTTCCAGCGAGTTCGACTGGATGTAGCCGAGGCCGTTGCTGTTGGCGAAGCTCGTGACGGTGACGCCGGATTCGGCATTGGCCTGATAGACGTTGCCGCTCATGAGCGTCAGCTTGTCGGGGCTTGCAACGGTTGCCAACGGTATCTGGTAGATCGCCTTCGGGTCGCCTTTCGCGTAGTTCGCGTAGACGACGCCGCTCTTGTCGATGGTGACACCTGTGACCGCAGCGGCCGCCTGTCCATTGGTCGAGCCGGTGGAGGCGAAGGCCGAGGCTTTCTGAGTCATCTTGCTCAGATCCATCGCGATCGACCCGGCGGTCTTTGGATCGGTGATGGTGAAAGTGCCGCCGGAGGTCATATTTCCGCTTGTATCGAACTTCAGCGTGCTAGTGGCGACAGGGCCAGATGAGTAGGGGAAGGATGAACCAGTACCCGTCGCCGCGTCGGCATTGCGGTAGACGGCGACTTCCCACTGGTCTGCCGTCGCCGTAGTCGGCGGGGTAGCAGTAGGATCGGCAACCGTAGCAGCATGTGTCTTGGTGTAATAGATGTCATACATCACGGTATTGCCGAGCTTGTCGTAGCCGACAACCGAACTCTTTTGGGTATCGGCTGTAACCGGCGCGGTGTTCCCGCTCGGGAGTCCCGAGGTCGCAACTGTAGCACCCGAATTGAGGTTGCCGGTAAAGCTGCCCGACGTCGAGGGTGAGTTGGCAAGGCCGCTCTGATTGACATTGATCGGCACCAGGCCGTCAAAGCCGTTGACGACGACAGCGGGGGCTCCCGATGCATAGGAATAACCCATCAACGTATAGCCGGCGGAATTGACGAGATTGCCGTTGGCATCAGGCTTGAAGTCGCCTGCGCGCGTCAGAACAGTCGAGCCGTCGGCCCCCTGCACGACAAAGAAGCCAGCGCCGCGGATCGACAGATCGGTGCCCGACGAGGTCGAGATGGCGTCGCCCTGCTGCGAGACCGAATAGCTGACATTCGTCTCGACGCTACCGGAATTGTAGTTGCCGCCGCCCGAGGGCAGGATCAACGACGAAAAGCTGGCCGTGGCCGACTTATAGGCCGTTGTATTGACGTTCGCGATGTTGTCCGACACGGTGCTAAGCTTATTTGCTTGCGCGTTCATGCCTGAAACTGCCGTTTTCATGCTACCAAAGATGCTCATTGGTTCCTCGCACGTTGCTGATGCCGCCACGATAGCGATAATGACTTGTGTGAAGCTGATTATTTCCGTGAGAGGCGAGAACCTGAAGCAAATTCAATGACCGCATGATGATCGGTCCGTATCGCCCCCTTCGCAATCCGACAGCTAAATGAAGACGACCGCCTTCATCCGAATTCGCCAAGGTGATCGATGAGATCGCCGTGTCGATCCTAGCATGAAAGCGGCACCGACGTCCTCTCCGCCGCCTTCAATCAGTCAAGACGATGCTACCTGTCGGCCATGCTTTTCGCAGGTTGCGGGCGGTAGCCTCTCGCCCACTTCTGCCGGGTCAATGTGCGAAACATCCCGACGGCGTCCCTTTCATCGGCGAAATGATGCGCCATGGTCTGCCCGCCGAATCCTATGCGCCCCCATCTTCTTGTCAGGCATGTGTCGCCGAACAATGTTGTCGATATCTCCAGGACATAATAGCGGGCCATGTTCCGCGCGGCATCCGCGCGTTCGATGTAGAGACGATAAGGTTGACTGAGCATGCCGGCAGGATGATCGATCAAACCAGCGGGGTCCAACGAGTGTTTTGAATCGATCGGCCCGCTTCGATTCATTTCCGTTGTGTATTCGAGCCCTGTCGCCCCTCCCTTTCTGTTAAGCCGGCTTGGTTCTGCGAGGGGGCGGAGCTCCTGTCTCCTCGAACCTCCACTGCCCGCAGGGATCCGGCAGCAAATATGGCGGCATTCGCGGCTTCGAACTGCCGTTCTAAACGCCGGAAATACTCGTCGTCGCCATATGGCATCCGCGCGTCGACGCCGAGCGGCCCATCCATGAAGCGATCCAGCAAAAGCAGCCTTGTCGATCCGTCGTGGCTTTCGGACGGATCGTTCTCGTTCGGGGGAACTATCTTGCAAACGACGTGTCGGAATTTCGCTCAGCCAGCCGTCTTTTAGATAGACAAATCACGGAGAGCAGCGATGACGATAACGATTACTGCCTTTGAAAAGTCGCCGGATCGCGGCAGGGGGCTGGCTCGCGACATGCGCGTTCGCTGGACGCTCGAAGAGGTTGGCGAGCCTTATGACGTGCGTCTTCTTTCGTTCAAGGCGATGAAGGAGCCCGCGCATCTCGCGCTTCATCCGTTCGGGCAGATCCCGACCTATGAAGAGGGTGATCTCGCCTTGTTCGAGTCGGGGTCGATCGTGTTCCATATCGCCGAGCGTCATACTGGCCTGCTGCCTGACAATGCCAACGCGCGGTCGCGGGCGATCACATGGATGTTTGCCGCTCTCTCCACAATGGAGCCGCCGATCATCGACCGTGCAGTCGTCAGATTCCAGGAGCGCGATCAGGCCTGGTATGAGCAGCGCCTGTCCATGGTCGACGAACGTATCCGCCAGCGGCTGAAAGAACTTTCCGATCGGCTCGGCAGCGCCGACTGGCTTGAGGACACGTTCAGCGCCGGCGATCTTCTCATGATATCGGTCCTGCTCAGACTGAAGGACTCGGGCATCTTGCAGGAATATCAGAACCTCTCCGCCTACGTTGCCCGAGGGGAGGCGCGACCGGCATACAAGCGGGCTTTCGAGGCTCAGCTGGCGGTTTTCACCGCCGCGTCGGCGGGCTGACAAGGCTCCATCCGGCGCCTGTCGCGAGGAAATGGTCGCGATCGGGCCTCGAGGCCGATCAGTCCTTCTCGATCCGCAAGCCTTCGAGGAAAGTCCGAAAAGCCTCGACTGCCCGTTTCGAGGTTGTTGCTGGATCGTCCGAACTGGCGATCCACTGCGCGGCGCAGCTGCTTGCCGCATTGATGAGGCGAGCGCCGGCTTCCGGGTCGATATCGACGATGATACCATCTTCGCGAAGGCAACGAAGGCTCTCCCTGATCGTGGCCATGCAGCCGTTGGCGCTCGGCCATCCGGAGGGATCACCCAGAACGGCCGGGCCGTCGCGAAACATGATGCGCTGGATTTCCGGTTCGAGTGCCATCTCGACGTATCCGACGTTCTCATCGACGAATGCCTGCCAGCGCGATGGCGCCCTGGACGAGATCGCACAGAGCCTTGCGGTCATCTCCGCATCGATCGCGCTGACAACAGCCTGCAGCAACCCCTTCTTGTCGCCGAAATGGTGATATAGTGCCCCCCGCGTCAGTCCGGCGGCCGCTGTAAAGTCATCCATCGATGCGTCGGCATAGCCGACGCTACCGAATGCCTTACGGCCAGCGGCCAGCAGCTTGGCTCGCGTCTCGGCGATCATTTCACTGCGGGGTTTGCGCATCACGTCTCCGTCAACGGCATCGTATAAATTCACATACGTTACGTATATTAGTTGACATACGCGGCGTATGCAATTATTCCATTCGCATACGCCGCGTATGTATATGGCGACTTCTTCTAATCCAGGGAGCGTTTTAATGTCCAATCCATATCGTGAGATTTTCCGGGCGCCGGGTGCGAAAGGTTTTTCGGCCGCAGCCTTTTTCGCGCGCATTCCTATTGCGATGGCCCCTATCGGCATCGTCGCCATGCTCTCCCAGACGCGCGGCGAATATTGGCTCGCAGGCGCGGTTTCCGCCACCTTCGCTTTGGCCAATGCATTCGTCTCGCCGCAGATATCGCGGCTGGTCGACCGGCTTGGCCAGCGTGCGGTGGTCGCGCCGGCTACTATTCTCTCGGTCATCGCCTTTATCGTTCTCGTCATCGCCTCAAATCAGGATTGGCCGGCATGGATGCTGTTTGCCTCGGCGTTCCTTGCGGCTGCCATGCCGAGCATTCCGGCCATGGTGCGTGCTCGCTGGACGGAAATCTTCCGTGCCCGGCCCGAGCTGAACACCGCCTTCGCTTTCGAATCCGCTGCCGATGAGCTCGTCTATATCGCCGGCGCCTCTCTTTCGGTCGGCCTCTCCGTCTCGCTGTTCCCGGAGGCTGGGATGCTTGTAAGCACGATCTTCCTTGCGCTGGGGACGACGGCCTTTCTGCTGCAGCGGTCGACGGAGCCC
Above is a genomic segment from Rhizobium sp. CCGE531 containing:
- a CDS encoding LacI family DNA-binding transcriptional regulator — encoded protein: MAKGRVTVIDIAKAAGVSKSTVSLVLQGSPLVNDGTRAKVNAVMRELGYVYNRGAANLRQSGSKSKIIGVVVNDLTNGFFAELAVGVDMVVQSAGFVQFLSNTSENLDRQREVIASMREHGISGLILSPARATEAADLKPLVAAGIPVVVAVRNVPGAKASSVVSDNREGIVVGVQHLVSLGHRRIAFLGGFRDTAVFGERLAGYRAAAAACGLDCDEDLIVDSPPSRAGGAEAIERALSIGDKPTAAVCFNDAVAFGVCDGLRARRLEPGRDFAVVGFDDVIEAKTAVPALTTISVDPQGIGRRAAQLLLKQISAGKAEAEAIVSSVRLVVRETCGAANGPSRGRKQA
- a CDS encoding transporter substrate-binding domain-containing protein yields the protein MTISLRTGLISLAATAILCSPVLAAGSKLDEVLARGHLVMGTGSTNAPWHFKSADDKLQGFDVDMGHIIAKALFSDPDKIEYVNQSSDARIPNITTDKVDITCQFMTVTGERAQQIAFTIPYYREGVGLMLKADGKYADYAALKAAGSSVTISVLQNVYAEAMVHAALPEATVDQYDSVDLIYQALESGRADAAATDQSSLAWYMTQNPGKYKDAGYGWNPQTYACGVKRGDQDWLNFVNTALHEAMTGVEFDTYAKSYKTWFGKDLAPPQIGFPVEFK
- a CDS encoding amino acid ABC transporter permease; this encodes MGYTLNFAAVWRNFDFLLSGLMLSLGLAVISLVIGAALGLLVAFALISKQRVASVPARCYVTLIRNLPILVLVLFAFFALPQIGFRLDKIKSFVLVLSLYSGAYLAEVFRAGLLSIPRGLTEAGLAIGLTGMQIRTSIVAPLMLRNVLPSLSSTVISLFKDTSLAATIAVPELTFAARKINVESFRVVETWLVTSALYVATCLLIAAAMRFVERRLALPR
- a CDS encoding amino acid ABC transporter permease, with product MSQTFLDQLWIARYVIMNGLAMTVSISLLAILGGSCLGVLVGLALAYGNTVLRIIIRVYTDVIRGTPVLVLVLASYYVSSAVGFALGPFAAGVLALAVFCSSHVGEIVRGALQAIPKGQTEAAKAIGLTFSQTFTSVLWPQALRQCLPAWVNTAAEMVKASTLLSVIGVAELLLRSQEIISRNFMSLQFYFLAGALYFVVNFGIERFGQFIERKTALPS
- a CDS encoding amino acid ABC transporter ATP-binding protein; its protein translation is MAKTILEIKGLRKTYGHHEVLKGVDCSVAEGEVISIIGSSGSGKTTMLRCVNMLEEFQDGTISLDGEEIGYHIEGSSRRRKSEKEIARQRALTGMAFQQFNLFPHMSAAENVMLGLIKVKKMQKAEARVIAERWLDRVGLSARTNHYPGQLSGGQQQRVAIARAIAMSPRLMLFDEVTSALDPELVGEVLQVIKGLAADGMTMLLVTHEMRFAYEVSSRVIFMNQGVICEQGDPKEMFIKPTTERLAEFLKTSSFN
- a CDS encoding RidA family protein; protein product: MTIKRYGAGETGAGGQPLPFARATEAAGWLYVSGQVPMEKGEIVPGGIVGQSRKAIENMIAILDEAGYSLEDVVRVGVWLDDPRDFWSFNGVYAEYFGKNPPARACVQSRMMVDCKVEVDCVAYRADRA
- a CDS encoding IclR family transcriptional regulator; translated protein: MTEAASDAVSRRTRGLDRAFEILEFLRVKRQPMRPNEIASEIGAPRSSVYELVNLLLRHGMLDYQGNDGRVYLGRRLYFLGTAYAEQFDLMRECDRMLVRLAEETRETAQMCLLEGRKYTVAMMREGVRPFRISSNVGELVAIPWTASGRLLVSHLTDQEIIDLIPPEDFSLPNGRQMEPSEFIAQVRQAGRDGFFTFNSEVENFTHCFAVPIYQAGGACIATLCLVAPREDGLRNRNTYLQSLMAAANEISEKLGFHVERDKSMALR
- a CDS encoding flagellar hook protein FlgE; its protein translation is MSIFGSMKTAVSGMNAQANKLSTVSDNIANVNTTAYKSATASFSSLILPSGGGNYNSGSVETNVSYSVSQQGDAISTSSGTDLSIRGAGFFVVQGADGSTVLTRAGDFKPDANGNLVNSAGYTLMGYSYASGAPAVVVNGFDGLVPINVNQSGLANSPSTSGSFTGNLNSGATVATSGLPSGNTAPVTADTQKSSVVGYDKLGNTVMYDIYYTKTHAATVADPTATPPTTATADQWEVAVYRNADAATGTGSSFPYSSGPVATSTLKFDTSGNMTSGGTFTITDPKTAGSIAMDLSKMTQKASAFASTGSTNGQAAAAVTGVTIDKSGVVYANYAKGDPKAIYQIPLATVASPDKLTLMSGNVYQANAESGVTVTSFANSNGLGYIQSNSLEASNVDLAGQLTDMIQSQKSYTANSKVFQTGSELLDVLVNLQR
- a CDS encoding WGR domain-containing protein, with product MNRSGPIDSKHSLDPAGLIDHPAGMLSQPYRLYIERADAARNMARYYVLEISTTLFGDTCLTRRWGRIGFGGQTMAHHFADERDAVGMFRTLTRQKWARGYRPQPAKSMADR
- a CDS encoding glutathione S-transferase family protein gives rise to the protein MTITITAFEKSPDRGRGLARDMRVRWTLEEVGEPYDVRLLSFKAMKEPAHLALHPFGQIPTYEEGDLALFESGSIVFHIAERHTGLLPDNANARSRAITWMFAALSTMEPPIIDRAVVRFQERDQAWYEQRLSMVDERIRQRLKELSDRLGSADWLEDTFSAGDLLMISVLLRLKDSGILQEYQNLSAYVARGEARPAYKRAFEAQLAVFTAASAG
- a CDS encoding TetR/AcrR family transcriptional regulator yields the protein MRKPRSEMIAETRAKLLAAGRKAFGSVGYADASMDDFTAAAGLTRGALYHHFGDKKGLLQAVVSAIDAEMTARLCAISSRAPSRWQAFVDENVGYVEMALEPEIQRIMFRDGPAVLGDPSGWPSANGCMATIRESLRCLREDGIIVDIDPEAGARLINAASSCAAQWIASSDDPATTSKRAVEAFRTFLEGLRIEKD